Proteins encoded in a region of the candidate division WOR-3 bacterium genome:
- a CDS encoding VWA domain-containing protein, which yields MIKWAEPRYLYLFFSIPAMILGLILLYIYKRNALKKFADNNLIPILIESFNPKLYLLKSIFFLLGVSFLIVSFARPKWGEKLQIYKGKGIDIVIALDASKSMYAQDIKPSRIERAKQDIAYLLDNLGTHQVGITAFAGDCYVMCPLTTDIDAAKLFLDIIEPNMIPRPGTNIARAIEVSSSLFNPKEETHKALILFTDGDNLEGDPMPALDRAIEQGIKIFTVGIGTPEGAPIPESSTGGVVYKKDKDGNIVMTRLADRLLLLIARASNGRFFRTEGPYIERLIGELDAMKKKEFGGGEYVQLEEKYQYFLIFAFGFIFLSIFLSDRRGRWV from the coding sequence ATGATTAAATGGGCAGAACCAAGATATTTATATTTATTCTTTTCAATACCAGCGATGATACTCGGTTTGATTCTGCTCTACATTTATAAAAGAAACGCACTAAAAAAATTTGCTGATAACAATTTAATACCGATTTTAATAGAATCATTCAATCCAAAGTTGTATTTGTTGAAATCAATATTTTTCTTACTCGGTGTTTCATTTTTAATTGTGAGTTTTGCCCGCCCAAAATGGGGCGAAAAATTGCAGATATATAAAGGGAAAGGAATTGATATAGTAATTGCCCTTGATGCATCAAAGAGTATGTATGCACAGGATATTAAACCATCAAGGATTGAAAGGGCAAAACAGGATATTGCCTATTTGCTTGATAATCTTGGAACCCATCAGGTCGGCATAACTGCATTTGCTGGGGATTGTTATGTGATGTGCCCATTGACAACTGATATTGATGCCGCTAAACTATTTCTTGATATAATTGAGCCGAATATGATACCAAGACCAGGAACAAACATTGCAAGGGCAATTGAAGTGTCTTCTTCATTGTTTAATCCGAAAGAAGAAACACATAAGGCATTGATTCTTTTTACCGACGGGGATAATCTTGAAGGAGACCCAATGCCTGCGTTAGACAGGGCGATTGAACAGGGAATAAAGATTTTTACTGTTGGAATCGGGACACCTGAGGGTGCACCTATACCTGAATCTTCAACCGGTGGGGTTGTGTATAAAAAAGATAAGGATGGGAATATCGTTATGACCAGGCTCGCAGATAGGTTATTGTTACTCATTGCCCGTGCATCAAATGGAAGATTCTTCAGGACCGAAGGACCATATATTGAAAGGTTGATTGGTGAATTAGATGCGATGAAGAAAAAAGAATTCGGTGGTGGTGAATATGTGCAATTAGAAGAAAAATATCAATATTTTCTGATTTTTGCATTTGGCTTTATATTTTTAAGTATCTTCTTGAGTGATAGGAGAGGAAGGTGGGTATGA
- a CDS encoding VWA domain-containing protein yields MRFANPLYFLLFLPVAGLIYWELRKRKGAIKFSDTGFFKNYKMGNIFKYFSIALNTLILILIVISLARPQKGRVYEESETRGIDIMLCLDISGSMQAEDFSPKNRLYVAKEKAKEFISKRTGDRIGLVIFAVTSMTQCPLTSDHKILLDLLDRIDYGIIQDGTAIGMGLATAVTRLKDSKAKEKIVILLTDGINNAGEIDPITAAKLAQAHNIKVYCIGVGSKGPVPIPVHHPIYGKVYVRDEVDLDMKTLEEISVLTQGKAFLATDAQALKTIYDEIDKLEPTTFKVSKYTVYSEKAQSFMLPAIILCFASFFLSVTFLRRLP; encoded by the coding sequence ATGAGGTTTGCCAATCCATTATATTTTCTTCTATTTTTGCCTGTTGCTGGATTGATTTACTGGGAATTAAGAAAAAGAAAGGGTGCAATTAAATTTTCTGATACCGGCTTTTTCAAAAATTATAAAATGGGAAACATATTCAAATATTTTTCTATTGCTTTGAATACCCTGATTTTAATTCTCATTGTAATAAGTCTTGCCCGGCCACAGAAAGGTAGGGTATATGAAGAGAGTGAAACCAGGGGAATAGATATTATGCTCTGCCTTGATATCTCCGGGTCAATGCAGGCAGAAGATTTCAGCCCCAAAAATCGTCTTTATGTGGCAAAAGAAAAGGCGAAAGAATTTATCTCAAAAAGAACCGGCGACCGTATTGGATTGGTAATTTTTGCAGTGACTTCAATGACCCAGTGTCCACTCACAAGCGACCATAAAATTTTGCTTGACTTGCTTGATAGAATAGATTACGGAATAATCCAGGATGGAACTGCAATTGGAATGGGACTGGCAACAGCAGTAACACGATTGAAGGATTCAAAGGCGAAAGAAAAGATCGTGATACTGCTGACTGATGGAATAAATAATGCGGGCGAGATTGACCCTATCACTGCTGCAAAACTTGCCCAGGCACATAATATAAAGGTCTATTGTATAGGTGTCGGTTCAAAAGGACCGGTGCCAATTCCTGTTCACCACCCAATCTATGGGAAAGTCTATGTTCGGGATGAAGTTGACCTTGATATGAAAACACTCGAAGAAATATCCGTATTGACGCAAGGCAAGGCATTCCTTGCTACCGATGCCCAGGCATTAAAGACTATTTATGATGAGATAGATAAACTTGAACCTACAACCTTTAAGGTATCAAAATATACTGTCTATTCAGAAAAGGCACAATCATTTATGCTCCCAGCAATTATCCTCTGTTTTGCATCTTTTTTTCTTTCAGTTACCTTCCTAAGGAGACTGCCATGA
- a CDS encoding class I SAM-dependent rRNA methyltransferase: protein MKKVIVHRRHLNHPWIFSNEIIKTEDPSPGEVVKVEERKKVIGSGFYNPHSLISVRLFSEKEENFSREFLLNRIKNALTLRSDLRESYRLIYSESDGLPGLIIDKYNKYFVVEINCLGMDKQKDLVFNALKELFNPEGIYEKSDENLRKLEGLGIENKIVYGKIPEFVEIEQDGIKFFVDIINGQKTGFFFDQRENRQKIAEFATGEILDCFCYTGGFSLYTSKKGKALGIDSSEKAIETAKKNALLNNLECRFECADVFKTLRKFYNENKKFDTIILDPPSFTKSKKKKFEALRGYKEINLMAMKLLNEGGILFTSSCSYHISNEEFLNMLRDAAKDAKKHFIIIHQGKQAKDHPVLLNFPESNYLKAYFLRVI from the coding sequence GTGAAAAAAGTTATCGTCCATAGACGCCATCTGAACCATCCCTGGATATTTTCAAATGAGATAATAAAGACCGAAGACCCTTCACCTGGTGAGGTAGTCAAAGTAGAAGAAAGAAAAAAAGTTATTGGTTCAGGATTTTATAATCCACATTCTTTAATATCAGTCCGACTTTTTTCTGAAAAAGAAGAGAATTTCTCAAGAGAATTTTTATTGAATAGAATTAAAAATGCGCTGACACTTCGTTCTGATTTAAGAGAAAGCTACCGGCTTATATACAGTGAAAGCGATGGATTACCTGGATTAATAATTGATAAATATAATAAGTATTTTGTCGTTGAAATAAATTGCCTTGGAATGGATAAACAAAAAGATTTAGTATTTAATGCATTGAAAGAATTGTTCAATCCCGAAGGTATCTATGAAAAATCTGATGAAAATCTGCGCAAACTTGAGGGACTTGGCATTGAAAACAAAATAGTTTATGGAAAAATTCCTGAATTTGTAGAAATAGAACAGGATGGAATAAAATTTTTTGTAGATATAATAAATGGTCAAAAGACTGGATTCTTTTTTGATCAGCGTGAGAATCGGCAGAAAATTGCTGAATTTGCCACAGGCGAAATACTTGATTGTTTCTGCTACACAGGTGGATTCTCTTTATATACATCAAAAAAAGGAAAGGCACTGGGTATTGATTCATCAGAAAAGGCAATTGAGACCGCAAAAAAGAATGCCCTTTTAAATAATCTTGAATGCAGATTTGAGTGTGCAGATGTCTTCAAAACTCTGCGCAAATTCTACAACGAAAATAAAAAATTTGATACAATCATCCTTGATCCGCCTTCTTTCACTAAGTCAAAAAAGAAAAAATTTGAGGCACTTCGTGGTTATAAAGAAATAAATTTAATGGCAATGAAGTTACTGAATGAAGGTGGGATATTATTTACTTCGTCTTGTTCCTATCATATCTCCAACGAGGAATTTTTAAATATGCTCCGCGATGCAGCAAAAGATGCAAAAAAGCATTTTATAATAATTCATCAGGGTAAACAGGCGAAAGACCACCCGGTATTATTAAATTTTCCTGAAAGCAATTATTTAAAGGCTTATTTTTTAAGAGTTATTTAA
- a CDS encoding tetratricopeptide repeat protein — MIILIFATFAEVVQLYNTGNKYYAENNFQSAIECYENALKICKNKDIYYNLGNAYFKTGRLGKAIIQYRRAYFLNPRDEDILYNINFLRNFRPDKITTIPNPFFQFLDRFFHYFSYKESKGLSAITFLLISIFLSIFLINRNKVFFWLSIFSSLLFIYFLISSGLWQSEKNSNAAVVVVSELKAYSGPGDEYKEILVIHDGTEARIREERNGYYLIQLPGGIGGWVKTDGIERIFE; from the coding sequence ATGATTATTTTGATATTTGCTACATTTGCTGAAGTTGTTCAGTTATATAATACTGGGAATAAATATTATGCCGAAAACAATTTTCAATCTGCGATTGAATGTTATGAAAATGCTCTAAAGATTTGTAAAAATAAAGACATATATTACAACCTGGGAAATGCATATTTCAAAACCGGCAGGCTTGGCAAAGCGATTATCCAGTATAGAAGGGCATATTTTTTGAATCCAAGGGATGAAGATATATTATATAATATCAATTTTTTAAGAAATTTTAGACCCGACAAAATAACAACCATACCCAATCCGTTCTTTCAATTTCTGGACCGATTTTTTCATTATTTTTCTTATAAAGAAAGCAAGGGCCTTTCTGCGATTACCTTTCTACTCATTTCAATCTTTTTGTCTATATTTTTAATAAATCGAAATAAAGTCTTTTTCTGGCTCAGCATTTTCAGTTCATTACTCTTTATCTATTTTCTTATAAGTTCAGGTTTGTGGCAGTCTGAAAAGAATTCAAATGCAGCAGTTGTTGTAGTTAGCGAGCTAAAGGCATACAGCGGTCCCGGAGATGAATACAAAGAGATTCTTGTAATTCATGATGGAACCGAAGCACGGATTCGTGAAGAAAGGAATGGCTATTATCTAATCCAGTTACCCGGTGGAATTGGTGGCTGGGTAAAGACCGATGGTATTGAAAGGATTTTTGAGTGA
- a CDS encoding FAD-binding oxidoreductase produces the protein MNNTADAIIIGGGIIGCATGYYLTKKGLKVYLFEKEYLTAGSTGRCIGGIRQQYSTELSIKVAMESVKKFKVMEYELGVDVEFEQDGYLFLAHSEEKEKTYKQLIKLQKSMGLDVEYVDVPAIKEIVPGINTEGLLGGAYCPSDGQANPFLVVDGYARKIKEKGKIFTHCEIKTINVEGNKVVSVTAIDNAKYYAPIVVNATGPFIREFSKHLGLDIPVFPERHESLITEPIEVFFKPMIVDYRPDGCYFHQKAKQGSIIGCYTPIPNVPGTDVRSSFEFISEMGRRMARLIPKLENLKIIRQWAGSYEMTPDGNPIVDKTDIEGLWVVGGFCGHGFMLGPEIGYITAELITTGKPPYDISEFALKRDFSRKEVMK, from the coding sequence ATGAATAACACTGCAGATGCCATAATAATCGGTGGTGGTATAATCGGTTGTGCTACAGGTTATTATCTCACAAAAAAGGGTTTAAAGGTCTATCTTTTTGAAAAAGAATATCTTACCGCGGGTTCTACAGGCAGGTGTATTGGTGGAATAAGACAGCAGTATTCAACCGAATTGAGTATTAAAGTGGCGATGGAGTCGGTAAAGAAATTTAAAGTAATGGAATATGAACTGGGCGTAGATGTGGAATTTGAACAGGATGGGTATCTGTTTCTGGCGCACAGCGAAGAGAAAGAAAAGACCTATAAACAATTGATAAAATTGCAGAAAAGTATGGGGCTGGATGTAGAGTATGTGGATGTGCCAGCAATAAAAGAAATTGTTCCGGGCATAAATACCGAAGGTCTACTTGGTGGTGCATACTGCCCATCTGACGGTCAGGCAAATCCATTTTTAGTAGTTGATGGATATGCAAGAAAGATAAAGGAAAAAGGGAAGATATTTACCCATTGCGAGATTAAGACAATAAATGTTGAAGGGAATAAGGTTGTTTCAGTTACTGCAATTGATAATGCAAAATATTACGCACCAATTGTAGTAAATGCAACAGGTCCATTCATAAGGGAATTCTCTAAACACCTTGGGCTTGATATTCCGGTATTTCCGGAACGGCATGAATCCTTGATTACCGAACCAATAGAAGTTTTTTTCAAACCAATGATTGTTGATTATCGCCCTGACGGATGTTATTTCCATCAAAAAGCAAAACAGGGCAGTATCATTGGATGTTATACACCGATTCCGAATGTGCCAGGAACGGATGTCCGTTCATCTTTTGAATTTATAAGTGAAATGGGACGGAGGATGGCGCGGTTGATACCAAAACTTGAGAATTTGAAGATAATCAGGCAGTGGGCAGGTAGTTATGAGATGACACCGGATGGAAACCCAATCGTTGATAAGACAGACATTGAAGGATTATGGGTAGTTGGTGGTTTTTGTGGCCATGGATTTATGTTGGGCCCGGAAATAGGATACATAACAGCGGAATTGATCACAACCGGAAAACCCCCTTACGACATCAGTGAATTTGCTTTGAAGAGAGATTTTTCAAGAAAAGAAGTAATGAAATAG
- the acsA gene encoding acetate--CoA ligase has product MSNIGSYDERYKNFDWKLSEQELDFGKNGMYNIGYYCSDRICELGLGNKLGLIWQGFSGEIRHFTYEDIRLNSNKFAHFLTSLGIKKGERVCIFMDRIPELYISFIGILKAGFIVQPLFSAFGEEALFTRLDDAKTTAILTTRKHLSKVRKIKTQLPELKYIIVLHNEGKPLEEREIAFSMDDYQRVDKFDIYPADRETPSVLHYTSGTTGKPKGALHVHSSIIAQYITAKWVLDLQPNDIYWCTADPGWVTGTSYGIIGPWSNGVTQVVYDIGFNTEKWYAFIEKHKVTVWYTAPTAIRLLMKEGEEIVKKYNLKSLRHLISVGEPLNAEAVIWSEKVFGLPFHDSYWQTETGAIVISNYPGMKIKPGSMGKAFPGIVATVVDPKNYEPINTPGSIGLIALKPGWPSMMRAYWNNKETYDKKFKNNWYICGDRAYLDNEGYFWFVGRDDDVINTAGHLVGPFEIESALLEHPAVAESAAVGKPDPVNMEVVKAFVALKPGYKPSNELELDIMNFIRKKLSPLAMPQEIEFVDSLPKTRSGKIMRRLLRAKEWGEEIGDISTLEND; this is encoded by the coding sequence ATGTCCAATATTGGTTCATACGATGAACGATATAAAAATTTTGATTGGAAATTAAGTGAGCAGGAACTTGATTTTGGCAAAAACGGAATGTATAACATCGGTTATTATTGTAGCGATAGGATATGCGAACTCGGTTTGGGCAATAAATTAGGATTGATCTGGCAGGGTTTTAGCGGCGAAATCAGGCATTTCACATACGAAGATATAAGATTAAACAGCAATAAATTTGCCCATTTCCTGACTTCCTTGGGGATAAAAAAAGGTGAACGGGTTTGTATTTTTATGGATCGCATACCAGAATTGTACATATCATTTATTGGCATACTCAAGGCAGGATTTATTGTTCAACCGTTGTTTTCGGCATTTGGTGAAGAGGCATTGTTTACCAGGCTTGATGATGCTAAGACAACCGCAATTTTAACCACACGTAAGCATTTGTCAAAGGTTCGTAAGATTAAAACACAACTTCCGGAATTGAAATACATTATTGTCTTGCACAATGAAGGAAAGCCCCTTGAAGAGAGAGAAATAGCATTCAGTATGGACGATTATCAGCGTGTGGATAAATTTGATATCTATCCTGCGGATAGAGAGACCCCCTCGGTATTACATTATACTTCCGGGACGACAGGAAAGCCCAAGGGCGCATTGCATGTTCATTCTTCTATCATTGCTCAATACATTACCGCAAAATGGGTCCTGGACCTTCAACCGAATGATATATACTGGTGTACCGCAGACCCCGGATGGGTAACAGGTACTTCTTATGGCATAATCGGTCCCTGGTCAAATGGTGTCACCCAGGTTGTCTATGATATTGGTTTCAACACCGAAAAATGGTATGCATTCATTGAGAAACATAAAGTCACGGTATGGTACACCGCACCAACCGCAATCAGACTTTTAATGAAAGAGGGCGAAGAGATTGTGAAGAAATACAATTTGAAATCTTTACGCCATTTAATAAGTGTTGGTGAACCATTGAATGCAGAGGCAGTCATTTGGTCAGAGAAGGTATTTGGTTTACCTTTCCATGATTCATACTGGCAAACCGAAACCGGAGCGATTGTTATATCAAATTATCCGGGTATGAAGATTAAGCCGGGTTCTATGGGTAAGGCATTTCCCGGGATTGTTGCGACGGTAGTGGACCCCAAAAATTACGAGCCGATAAATACGCCGGGTTCAATCGGATTGATTGCATTAAAACCTGGCTGGCCATCAATGATGAGGGCTTACTGGAATAATAAAGAGACTTATGATAAAAAATTTAAAAATAACTGGTATATATGTGGTGACCGTGCATACCTTGATAATGAAGGATATTTCTGGTTTGTGGGAAGGGATGATGATGTAATAAATACCGCTGGACATCTTGTCGGACCATTTGAGATTGAATCTGCACTACTTGAACATCCGGCGGTTGCTGAGTCAGCAGCGGTGGGTAAGCCCGACCCGGTCAATATGGAAGTGGTAAAAGCATTTGTTGCATTAAAACCCGGATACAAACCCAGTAATGAACTTGAACTTGATATAATGAACTTTATCAGGAAGAAACTTTCACCCCTGGCAATGCCACAAGAGATTGAATTTGTGGATTCACTCCCCAAAACAAGGAGTGGCAAAATAATGCGCAGATTATTAAGGGCAAAAGAATGGGGTGAAGAGATAGGTGATATATCAACATTAGAGAATGATTAA
- a CDS encoding BatD family protein, which translates to MNIYPISHIPYPKQYKNHKFQKIICLLIIFLLIPLNVFSAELNFVASVDRTTVGLGETFTLNVSVSGENIGGVPSPKLPDLPDFNILGRSSSQSTNISFINGKMTQQTTITFIYTLSPKKLGKFTIGPCKIEYQGKTYETQSIEIEIVKGTTQTTAPPTSTPPRPSGSLEGGIFLMAVPSRRDVYVGEQINVEFYLYTRYNLDDLNPTKLPSFNGFWSEAIYDADQLKYQKKTYEGKTYYAALLKTVALFPITSGNLTIDPMEMVVTVIKPPRDFFDFFGTAQRITIASPPITINVRPLPEENKPDDFSGGVGNFTMNVRVDRDTSNQGEPVNLIVKISGTGNIKLIDKPYLPSIPNLKILEPEIKLNLDKSSEIIKGTKEFRFPLIPQMDGEHIIPEIKISYFNTKTKGYEVLKSEKLKFIATGVVKGSIVTDVGGMKILGSDIRYIKCDKNTIKSESENPSKFYLLLYPISILLFGIAFLYQRHQSRLMQDRAYARRFMSGRLFKKRFQEVAVYLKKNDQKNFYGALSKAIINYIGDRFNLDTGALTTDQLKQELFNKGLKSALIEELFEIVNKCDTIAYSPISSTDLPMNELFEKTKKLMESL; encoded by the coding sequence ATGAACATATATCCCATATCCCATATCCCATATCCCAAACAATATAAAAATCATAAATTCCAAAAAATAATTTGTCTATTGATAATTTTTCTATTAATTCCATTAAATGTATTCTCTGCAGAATTAAATTTCGTGGCTTCGGTTGATCGCACCACTGTTGGATTGGGCGAAACTTTTACACTTAATGTCTCAGTAAGCGGAGAGAACATCGGTGGAGTCCCGTCACCTAAATTGCCGGACCTGCCTGATTTCAATATCCTGGGACGTTCATCTTCACAATCAACGAATATAAGTTTTATCAACGGTAAAATGACCCAGCAGACCACAATCACATTCATCTATACACTCAGCCCTAAAAAACTTGGAAAATTCACAATCGGTCCCTGCAAGATTGAATATCAAGGAAAGACCTATGAAACACAATCAATTGAAATTGAAATAGTTAAAGGGACAACCCAAACTACTGCACCACCAACCTCAACACCACCGAGACCAAGCGGTTCACTGGAAGGTGGAATATTTCTGATGGCGGTGCCCAGTAGGAGGGATGTATATGTAGGTGAACAGATAAATGTAGAATTTTATCTATATACACGGTATAACCTTGATGACCTCAATCCCACAAAATTACCTTCTTTTAATGGTTTCTGGTCTGAAGCAATTTATGATGCTGACCAACTCAAGTATCAGAAAAAAACATATGAAGGCAAGACATATTATGCTGCACTACTTAAAACAGTTGCTTTATTTCCGATAACATCTGGTAATCTGACAATTGACCCGATGGAAATGGTTGTTACGGTGATAAAACCACCAAGGGATTTCTTTGATTTCTTTGGCACAGCCCAGAGGATTACGATCGCTTCACCACCAATAACAATAAATGTCCGTCCCCTGCCTGAAGAAAACAAGCCCGATGATTTCAGTGGTGGTGTTGGTAATTTCACAATGAATGTCAGGGTTGACCGTGATACATCAAATCAAGGTGAGCCAGTAAATTTAATTGTAAAAATCAGCGGAACAGGAAATATAAAACTTATAGATAAACCATATCTACCATCTATTCCCAATTTAAAAATCCTTGAGCCTGAGATAAAATTGAATCTTGATAAATCAAGTGAAATAATAAAAGGAACAAAAGAATTCAGATTCCCTTTAATCCCGCAAATGGATGGTGAACATATAATTCCGGAAATAAAAATTTCGTATTTTAATACTAAGACAAAGGGCTATGAAGTTCTGAAAAGCGAAAAGTTGAAATTCATTGCCACAGGCGTAGTCAAAGGTTCTATTGTGACCGATGTGGGCGGAATGAAGATATTAGGAAGTGATATACGGTATATCAAATGTGATAAAAATACTATAAAGTCCGAATCAGAAAATCCCTCAAAATTTTATCTCTTATTATATCCAATCTCAATCCTTCTTTTTGGGATTGCCTTTCTATACCAGAGGCATCAGTCAAGATTAATGCAGGACCGCGCCTATGCAAGAAGATTTATGTCCGGCAGACTATTCAAAAAACGTTTTCAGGAAGTGGCGGTTTACCTTAAAAAGAATGACCAGAAAAATTTCTATGGTGCACTTTCAAAGGCAATAATCAACTATATCGGTGACCGGTTCAATCTTGATACCGGTGCCCTTACAACCGACCAGTTAAAGCAAGAGCTATTCAACAAAGGATTGAAATCAGCACTTATTGAAGAACTTTTTGAGATAGTAAATAAATGTGACACAATCGCCTATTCTCCAATCTCAAGCACAGATTTGCCAATGAATGAATTATTTGAGAAGACAAAGAAACTTATGGAGAGTCTATGA
- a CDS encoding acyl carrier protein, producing MAEDLKKLIIDYVKKEYLDEDSDQEITENTPLISSGIVDSFSMVSLKTFLEKKFNIKIPDEKATTEAFDTVNNIIKLLGEFVKLDG from the coding sequence ATGGCAGAAGATTTGAAAAAATTAATAATAGATTATGTGAAAAAAGAGTATCTGGATGAGGATTCAGACCAGGAGATAACGGAAAACACCCCCCTTATATCAAGCGGGATTGTTGATTCCTTTTCAATGGTTTCGCTAAAAACATTCCTTGAGAAAAAATTTAATATAAAGATACCTGATGAAAAGGCGACAACCGAGGCATTTGATACGGTTAATAACATTATTAAACTCCTTGGTGAATTTGTAAAACTTGATGGTTAA
- the kbl gene encoding glycine C-acetyltransferase — translation MAFSDKVREFFANELKGIREKGLFKEERYIASPQSAVIKVEYPTGSPPKEVLNFCANNYLGLSSHPEVIKAAHEGLENRGYGMSSVRFICGTQDIHRQLEKKLTEFLGTEDTVLFPSCMDANAGVFDVVLDKEDAMIADRLVHASIVDGMKLCKAQLYNYKHLNMAHLEEKLQETQNCRFRMIITDGVFSMDGDIAPLDKICELAEKYDAMVMVDDSHATGFLGKNGRGTHEHCGVVGKIDIITTTLGKAMGGASGGCVSGRKEIVEMCRQRARPYLFSNTIPPVVVAAANKVMDIIGSTTTLRDKLEENTKYFRQKMKEAGFDIKEGVHPIVPVMLYNAKLAQDMARDLYDEGIYVVGFFFPVVPQGQARIRVQISAVHEKEHLDKAIEAFKKVGEKYKILGKKKDEIVAMYGL, via the coding sequence ATGGCCTTCAGCGATAAAGTAAGAGAATTTTTTGCGAATGAACTGAAGGGAATAAGGGAAAAGGGTTTATTTAAGGAAGAAAGGTATATCGCATCTCCACAGTCGGCAGTAATTAAAGTTGAATATCCTACTGGTTCACCACCCAAGGAAGTCTTAAATTTCTGCGCGAATAATTATCTTGGTCTTTCAAGCCATCCTGAAGTTATAAAGGCAGCGCACGAAGGGCTTGAAAATCGTGGTTATGGCATGTCTTCGGTGCGATTTATTTGCGGAACCCAGGATATACACCGACAACTGGAGAAAAAACTTACAGAATTTTTAGGAACTGAAGATACGGTTTTATTCCCATCCTGTATGGATGCCAATGCTGGTGTTTTTGATGTTGTTCTTGATAAAGAAGATGCAATGATTGCAGACCGTCTTGTTCATGCTTCAATCGTTGATGGCATGAAACTCTGTAAGGCCCAATTATATAACTACAAACATTTGAATATGGCACATCTTGAAGAAAAACTTCAGGAAACACAAAATTGTCGGTTCCGTATGATTATCACCGATGGTGTATTTTCTATGGACGGCGATATTGCACCACTTGATAAAATTTGCGAGCTTGCTGAAAAATATGATGCAATGGTAATGGTGGACGATTCACATGCCACTGGTTTTCTTGGTAAGAATGGTAGAGGAACGCATGAGCACTGTGGTGTTGTAGGGAAGATTGATATAATAACCACGACACTGGGAAAGGCAATGGGTGGTGCAAGTGGTGGTTGTGTGAGTGGACGCAAAGAGATAGTTGAAATGTGCAGACAGCGTGCCCGTCCTTATTTATTTTCCAATACAATTCCACCGGTTGTAGTTGCTGCGGCAAATAAAGTGATGGATATCATTGGCAGCACAACCACATTGAGAGATAAACTTGAAGAGAACACAAAATATTTCAGGCAGAAAATGAAAGAGGCAGGATTTGACATTAAAGAAGGAGTCCATCCAATAGTACCGGTGATGCTCTACAATGCAAAACTTGCGCAGGATATGGCAAGAGACCTTTACGATGAAGGTATATATGTTGTTGGATTTTTCTTCCCGGTTGTTCCCCAGGGACAGGCAAGGATAAGGGTTCAGATTTCTGCAGTCCATGAAAAAGAACATCTTGATAAGGCAATTGAGGCATTTAAAAAGGTCGGAGAAAAATACAAAATTCTCGGAAAGAAGAAAGACGAAATAGTCGCAATGTACGGTTTATAA
- a CDS encoding tetratricopeptide repeat protein: MISNAKCQISNVNPHLNPNLIIKVSLVLIIFFLPLYADVGSLMRKGNGLMRKQKYEDALKTYEQAQVLEPDNIKIHYNMGRALYKMEKYPEAISEFELGLLTKDKKFQANTFYNIGNCKFKQGDLDGAINAYKSALLLNNRDIKAKENLEFCLKLKEQLKNQSRGDSTKQQQQQQKQEQQQPQPQMQKPEMSQKDANRVLEALKDKEKEERKKQQPKPQLEKVEKDW, translated from the coding sequence ATGATTTCAAATGCCAAATGCCAAATTTCAAATGTCAACCCGCATCTCAACCCCAACTTGATAATCAAGGTATCCTTAGTATTAATAATATTCTTTTTACCCCTTTATGCTGATGTCGGTTCGCTGATGCGCAAAGGCAATGGTTTGATGAGAAAACAGAAATACGAAGACGCCCTGAAAACTTATGAACAGGCACAGGTTCTTGAACCCGATAATATTAAAATTCACTATAATATGGGACGGGCATTATACAAAATGGAAAAATATCCTGAGGCGATAAGTGAATTTGAGTTAGGATTATTGACAAAAGACAAAAAATTCCAGGCAAATACATTTTATAATATCGGCAATTGTAAATTCAAACAGGGTGACCTTGATGGAGCAATAAATGCCTACAAATCTGCATTGTTATTAAATAACAGAGATATCAAAGCAAAGGAAAATCTTGAATTCTGTCTGAAATTGAAAGAACAATTAAAAAATCAATCCCGGGGTGATTCTACGAAACAGCAACAACAGCAACAAAAGCAGGAACAACAACAGCCCCAGCCGCAGATGCAGAAGCCAGAGATGTCACAAAAAGATGCGAATCGTGTTCTTGAGGCATTAAAAGATAAAGAGAAAGAAGAGCGAAAAAAGCAACAACCTAAACCCCAGTTAGAGAAAGTGGAAAAGGATTGGTAA